From a single Sphaeramia orbicularis chromosome 4, fSphaOr1.1, whole genome shotgun sequence genomic region:
- the magoh gene encoding protein mago nashi homolog has translation MSTSDFYLRYYVGHKGKFGHEFLEFEFRPDGKLRYANNSNYKNDVMIRKEAYVHKSVMEELKRIIDDSEITKEDDALWPPPDRVGRQELEIVIGDEHISFTTSKIGSLIDVNQSKDPEGLRVFYYLVQDLKCLVFSLIGLHFKIKPI, from the exons ATGTCAACAAGTGACTTTTATTTGAGGTACTATGTTGGACACAAAGGCAAGTTTGGACATGAGTTCCTGGAATTTGAATTCAGACCTGATG GTAAattgagatatgcaaacaacAGCAACTACAAGAACGACGTGATGATCAGGAAAGAG GCTTACGTACACAAGAGTGTGATGGAAGAGCTGAAAAGGATCATCGACGACAGTGAGATCACCAAGGAAGATGATGCGCTGTGGCCTCCTCCTGATAGAGTTGGAAGACAG GAACTGGAGATCGTCATTGGAGACGAGCACATTTCATTCACAACTTCCAAGATTGGCTCTTTGATTGACGTGAACCAGTCAAA GGACCCTGAAGGCCTTCGAGTGTTCTACTACCTGGTTCAAGATCTGAAATGTCTCGTCTTCAGTCTCATTGGTCTACACTTCAAGATCAAGCCGATCTAA
- the cpt2 gene encoding LOW QUALITY PROTEIN: carnitine O-palmitoyltransferase 2, mitochondrial (The sequence of the model RefSeq protein was modified relative to this genomic sequence to represent the inferred CDS: inserted 5 bases in 5 codons; deleted 4 bases in 4 codons), translated as MANLLSIQYVSSLRKSGSLIHLRAAALGINKRNYSSKPSEYLHRSVVPSMHYQKSLPRLPVPKLEDTIRRYLAAQRPLLDDDQFRTTEKLAEDFKNGDGKQLHEELVAQDKXNKHTSYISGPWFDMYLSARDSVVLNFNPFMSFNPDPKTEYNDQLVRATNMVCSAVRFMKTLRAGLLEPEVFHLNPAKSDTDGFKKFIRWVPSSLSWYGAYMVNAYPLDMSQYFRLFNSTRIPKCGRDELFTDDKGRHLLVMRKGNMYVFDIVDRDGNLVKPAEIQSHLKYILSDQTPAPSFPLGVLTSENRDVWAGLRDKLIAAGNGELLQTVDSALFCLCLDDETMKDHIHISHNMLHGDGCNRVYDKSFSIILTKDGQAAINFEHSWGDGVAVLRFQNEIFKDTTEKPLVHPSSAAANVDSASSVRRLQFNLDSDAGEWHQKAKENXDSAVSKLTMXAMEFKKGGXEQLKKSKLSPDAIAQLAFQMGFLRQYGQTVAXYESCSTAAFKHGRTETIRPATIHTKRCVHAFVHQPGQHSVVAAASYADECSKYHGQLTKEAAMGQGFDRHLFALRYLANSKGQTLHSLYTDPAYGAINHNILSTSTLTSPAVSLGGFAPVVPDGFGVGYGVHDDWIGCNVSTYPARNVHEFLQCVHKSLEDIFTVLEGKPLS; from the exons ATGGCTAATCTGCTTTCAATACAATACGTTTCGTCTCTGAGGAAGTCTGGGAGTCTTATTCATTTAAGAGCCGCTGCCCTGGGCATAAATAAGAGGAACTACAGCAGCAAACCATCCGAGTATTTACACCGGAGTGTTGTGCCCTCAATGCACTACCAGAAGAGTTTGCCCAG ACTTCCAGTACCAAAACTAGAGGATACCATCAGGAGATACCTGGCTGCTCAGAGGCCTCTTCTGGATGATGACCAGTTCAG AACAACAGAGAAACTTGCAGAAGATTTTAAGAATGGTGATGGGAAACAGTTGCACGAAGAACTGGTTGCTCAAGACA ATAATAAGCACACAAGTTACATATCTG GACCATGGTTTGACATGTACCTGTCTGCACGTGACTCAGTTGTTCTCAACTTCAATCCCTTCATGTCCTTCAATCCTGACCCTAAGACAGAGTACAATGACCAGCTTGTGCGAGCGACCAACATGGTGTGCTCAGCAGTGAGATTCATGAAAACTCTCCGTGCTGGGTTACTGGAACCAGAGGTTTTCCACTTGAATCCAGCAAAAAGTGACACagatggattcaaaaagtttatCCGCTGGGTCCCGTCCTCACTGTCGTGGTATGGAGCCTACATGGTGAATGCTTACCCACTGGACATGTCTCAATACTTCCGTCTTTTCAACTCAACCCGGATCCCCAAATGTGGCCGAGATGAACTGTTCACTGATGACAAAGGTCGACACCTCCTAGTTATGAGGAAAGgcaacatgtatgtgtttgacaTTGTAGACAGGGATGGAAAT TTGGTGAAACCTGCTGAGATCCAGTCCCACTTAAAGTACATTTTGTCTGACCAAACCCCAGCACCTTCCTTTCCTCTTGGGGTCCTGACC AGTGAGAACAGAGATGTGTGGGCCGGGCTCAGGGACAAACTGATAGCTGCTGGAAACGGAGAGCTTTTACAAACTGTTGACAGTGCA CTCTTCTGTCTCTGCCTTGATGATGAGACCATGAAGGACCACATTCACATCTCTCATAATATGCTGCATGGTGATGGCTGCAACCGCGTGTATGATAAGTCCTTCAGCATTATTTTAACCAAAGATGGACAGGCAGCCATCAATTTTGAGCACTCATGGGGCGACGGTGTAGCTGTACTGCGCTTTCAGAATGAGATCTTTAAAGACACTACAGAG AAGCCACTGGTGCACCCTAGTTCTGCTGCGGCCAATGTGGATTCAGCCTCCTCCGTACGCAGACTGCAGTTCAACCTGGACAGTGACGCTGGAGAGTGGCATCAAAAAGCCAAGGAGA TTGACTCAGCCGTGTCAAAACTCACCA ATGCCATGGAGTTTAAGAAAGGTG AAGAACAGTTAAAGAAGAGCAAGTTGAGCCCAGATGCCATTGCACAGCTCGCGTTTCAGATGGGCTTCCTGAGGCAGTATGGACAAACAGTAG CATATGAGTCCTGCAGCACTGCAGCCTTCAAGCATGGCCGCACTGAGACCATCCGACCTGCTACCATCCACACCAAACGCTGTGTGCACGCCTTTGTTCATCAGCCAGGCCAACACAGTGTGGTAGCAGCTGCGAGCTATGCTGATGAATGCTCTAAATACCATGGGCAGCTCACCAAGGAGGCAGCGATGG gcCAAGGTTTTGACCGCCATCTCTTTGCACTTCGGTACTTGGCAAACTCCAAAGGCCAGACTCTCCACAGCCTTTATACAGATCCCGCTTATGGTGCCATAAACCACAACATCCTGTCTACCAGCACCCTCACAAGTCCAGCTGTGAGTCTCGGAGGCTTTGCCCCAGTTGTTCCTGATGGATTTGGTGTTGGCTATGGTGTTCACGATGACTGGATCGGTTGCAATGTGTCCACCTACCCAGCCCGCAACGTCCATGAATTCCTACAGTGTGTCCACAAGTCGTTAGAGGACATTTTCACTGTTTTGGAAGGAAAACCACTCAGCTAA
- the sft2d2a gene encoding SFT2 domain containing 2a — MQAVNEASTLSWANRIRGFVICFVIGGVCTILGVCVLFLPKIGLILFIVFYTFGNICALGSTMFLMGPLKQLKRMCDKTRALATTFMLTCLVLTLCAAFWWKNFGLALLFVILQVLSFTWYSLSYIPCAREAILKMVSICIK, encoded by the exons ATGCAGGCGGTGAATGAGGCCTCAACTTTAAGCTGGGCCAACCGTATAAGGGGATTCGTCATTTGCTTTGTTATTGGGGGAGTGTGCACAATTTTG GGAGTATGTGTGCTCTTTCTTCCCAAGATTGGACTGATACTCTTTattgttttttacacttttggAAACATTTGTGCACTAGGAAG CACCATGTTTCTGATGGGACCACTAAAGCAGCTGAAGAGGATGTGTGACAAAACAAGAGCACTAGCCACCACATTTATGCTT ACTTGCCTAGTGCTGACTCTCTGCGCGGCCTTCTGG TGGAAGAACTTTGGACTTGCATTGCTATTTGTGATCTTGCAAGTTTTGTCATTTACCTG GTACAGCCTGTCATACATCCCATGTGCGAG GGAGGCGATTCTGAAGATGGTGTCCATCTGTATAAAATGA
- the tmem45a gene encoding LOW QUALITY PROTEIN: transmembrane protein 45A (The sequence of the model RefSeq protein was modified relative to this genomic sequence to represent the inferred CDS: inserted 1 base in 1 codon; deleted 1 base in 1 codon): MGSFKGHALPGSFFLVAGLWWTGKYSLWHATRRNKSIGSTRLSSRASQRRLEIIESSVILFFSFVGMLAEQFLADGPRLQLYDFVEKHWEDLMNWQHATMYLFFGLAATVSLVIHTTEAAPLALDRLMMAIAFFNEGFLFLYHLHGRSMLDVHVHQLLLYAVFGEALVXFLEVFHRGNIILELLRCTLTLLQGSWFWQIGFVLYPPQGPEWDLKDHNNVMFVTMCYSWHLAFAMLVVSVLYCTVSCVVRSRLKRTPPMEMGLLKPRDRDPESEDEIL; the protein is encoded by the exons ATGGGGAGTTTCAAGGGTCATGCACTCCCTGGGAGCTTCTTCCTGGTAGCTGGGCTTTGGTGGACAGGAAAGTATTCCCTCTGGCACGCCACCCGCAGGAACAAGAGCATAGGCTCAACCCGTCTGTCCAGCAGAGCATCCCAGCGCCGCCTGGAAATCATAGAAAGCTCCGTCATACTCTTCTTCTCTTTTGTCG GGATGTTGGCAGAGCAGTTTCTAGCAGACGGACCAAGGCTCCAGTTATACGACTTTGTCGAGAAGCACTGGGAGGACCTGATGAACTGGCAGCATGCCACCATGTACCTGTTCTTTGGTCTGGCTGCCACTGTGTCTCTGGTTATCCACACCACAGAGGCTGCACCACTGGCACTGGACCGGTTAATGATGGCCATTGCTTTCTTTAATGAAG GATTTCTTTTCCTCTATCACCTTCATGGCAGGAGCATGCTAGATGTTCATGTG CATCAGCTTCTGCTCTATGCTGTTTTCGGCGAAGCTCTTG GCTTTCTGGAGGTCTTCCACCGAGGAAACATCATACTGGAACTACTGCGTTGCACCCTCACCCTTCTGCAGGGAAGCTGGTTCTGGCAG ATTGGTTTTGTACTGTACCCTCCCCAAGGCCCTGAGTGGGACCTCAAGGACCATAACAATgtgatgtttgtcaccatgtgTTACTCCTGGCACCTGGCCTTTGCCATGCTTGTTGTGAGCGTGCTTTATTGCACCGTCAGCTG CGTGGTTCGCTCCAGATTAAAGAGGACACCTCCAATGGAAATGGGACTTCTAAAACCAAGAGATAGGGATCCCGAATCAGAGGATGAAATTTTATGA